Within Homo sapiens chromosome 2, GRCh38.p14 Primary Assembly, the genomic segment CAGGAGAGGAGACGGTGAAAGGGGATTTCTGTCTCAGGGACCAGCTCTACCTGACAGTGGAACCTCTGAGGACAGAGGAAAGCTGCCCACAGCCTAAGCCCTTCTTTTCCCCAGTATGCCCGGGCCTCTGACCCTCCTCCCCTTTTGTGTGTTTCATCCCACCTGCTTCCAGCACCAGATGGGCAGCCTGGGTGTTGGTGGGGAGAAGGAAGAGCCATTAAGCATCTCCCAAACCTGGTTTTCTAGAAGACGACAAATAGCCTTCTAGTCCTGAGACTCTGCCCCACGGACATGCCTGTGCCCTTAAGGCAGAGAGCCACCGTGTCCTCTGCTGGGTGGCAGGTATCCAGCCTGAACCCCTCTGTTGCCATTTGTTTCTATCCGGTGCACAGCCTGGTCTCCAGTCGGTTCTCTCCTCACATGGTGGctcctgcccaccctggcctgcccACCTCAGGGATCCCCCACCCTGCCATCGTCTCCCCCATCGTCAAGCAGGAACCGGCACCCCCCAGCCTGAGCCCTGCAGTGAGCGTGTAAGTAAGCGGCAGCCTGGATTCAGGTGGGAGGGTGCAGGCTGTGGGGAGGGGTGGCCACACTCTGAGCAGCAAATGTCATGTACTCTTCTCTCTTGGTGTCACTCAGCAGGCATCacagcctccccagccaggccctCCCTCTTCCTCGGGACTTACTCCCTCTGACCTTCTGGGTCCCTGTCCTTTCAGGGACATGGTGCATCTTCTCTCTTATTAAGGAAAGTTTTACTGTCAGGTCTCAGAGGCTGAAAGAGAACCTGAGAAAGCTTTTAACACCCCACCGtaagatatatgaaaaggtgAGGCCCAGAAAGGAGACAGTGTTTTCTTAAGGACTTGTGGTGGGCTGGTGGCCGAGCTGAGATGAGCACCAGGGTCCTTACCTTGCCCGTGTACCATAAAGATGGCAGGAAGCCAAAGTCAGTGCTCCCTGGAGATCCCAAGAGAACCCCCTCCCAACTTGGTTCTGCCCAGAGTGCCCCACACTGTGTCCTGTCACCGCCGCCAGCACCTGCCAGCTCCAGTGAGAGCTCATCTCAGCAACCCCACCATGCTCTGTTCCTCTGTCAGGAAATTGGAGAGTAGATTTTCAAAGAATCTGGCGTGGAGATCGTTCAAAGGTGGGAAACTACGGGAGGAAGGTACTCAGGTGTTGAGTGCAGCCATGGGGCCACTTGAATTAGCATCCAGGCAGCCCGCGCCCCTCCCCAGAGACAATCAGCGGTGTTTCAGTGACAGGTGGGGATTGATGAGTTGTGTGACACCTGACATGCTAACCTACAACCACGTGCCTTCCCAGGAAATCACCAGTCACCgtgaaaaaggaggaggaaaagaagcccCACGTGAAGAAGCCTCTGAATGCCTTCATGTTGTATATGAAGGAGATGAGGGCCAAGGTGGTGGCTGAGTGCACCCTGAAGGAAAGTGCAGCCATTAACCAGATCCTTGGAAGAAAGGTAAGACCTGCCCTCTCCCTCCAGGCCAGGGAGGCAGCGTCCCTGCATTGATGGCTCCGTGTGGTCTCTGACCCTCTCTCCCCCAGTGGCACAACCTGTCTCGAGAAGAACAGGCCAAGTACTACGAGCTGGCCCGGAAGGAGCGGCAGCTTCACTCGCAGCTCTACCCAACCTGGTCAGCCCGGGACAACTATGTAAGTGCACACTCTGGGCAGAGGACGCTCAGACCCCAGGAACAGCCTCTGCAAGAGGAGGAAGGGTGAAGGAAAGcaactgcatttatttttatttattttattttcttttattttttgagacagaggctcaccctgtcacccaggctggagtgcatgcagtggcgcgatctcggctcactgcaagctccgcctccccggttcacaccattctcctgtctcagcctcccgagtagctgggactacaggcacctgccaccacacccggctaattttttgtatttttagtagagacggggtttcactgtgttaaccaggatggtctcgagctcctgacctcgtgatccgcccacctcggcctcccaaagcgctgggattacaggcgtgagccaccgcgcccggccagcgaCTGCATTTATAGAGGACTCTTAAGATCAGGGAGAAGCCCATACTTCTCTAGAAATAAGGAAGGTGTTTTAATTCTCAGGAGGTCAACAAGTCCTGAGGACGGACTTCAGTTGATGCATTTCCCTTTGAACTGGACTCTGCCCTCGATTTCATAACACAGGGCACGGGGTTAGCTGTGGTAGGAAGAGTTGTCTCCAGCCACTCCTAACCCAGGGCTCAAAGACCAGTGTGTGAGCCTCAGGGGGCGTGTCTCTAAGCTCCCGGAAACCAAGCCAATTTTCGCATGCGtgttcttctttgctttttttctggtaAGAGGACCCACAGTTGCATCAAACTTTCAAAGGGACCTGGGACCCCTCAGAAAAGATCTAGAAGCACTGTTCtagggagagaaacagaaaaacagagtcTGAAGGGCAGTGGAGGGAGGAGGCCTTCCAAGAAGGCCTGGACACCCGACCTGGAGGGGAAACGCGTTTGTAGGGGAGGAAgggctccctctgcctcctcacGGGCTCCCACGGCTGTGATCTGAATTATCTCTCCACACTCTCCCTGAGGGATCGAGAGCAGTAAAGGGCAACGTCCTGTCTTCTCTCTGATCTGGGAGCCCCTGAGAAGCCAGCATTCTTCTCTCCCAGCTTACCTCTTCCTTTGGCTGTATTTTCCAgggtaagaaaaagaagaggaagagagaaaagcagCTGTCCCAGACACAGTCACAGCAGcaagtccaggaggcagagggtgcgtCTCGGGGCACTGGCCTCTTCTCCTGCTTTTCCTTTTGTCACAGCCACACCTGCCCATGCTGTCTCTAGCTCCCTGATGGGTCAGGGCTTCTGCCTCGGTATTCGCGGGCGGGTATTATTACCCCTTTCTCGAGGTGGCCACTTAAGAGGCTCTGAGATGTGAAGGCATTTTCCCAGGCACTCTGCTTCAGTGGTGGTGGTAGGATTTGATCCCAGGACTTTGTCACTTCAAAGCCTAGACAATCTAATTCCATTGAAAAGTGAATCATCCTACCTGAGGGTTAATGGAATGAGGTTGAAATTGTCTTTGAAATACCCTTAGGAAGGCAGCACATGAGCCCCTGACATCCCACCTGTCAGTGGATCCAGGGGAGCCCGGGTTTCCTTGGATGTTTCTTTGGTTGAACACCAGAAAAAATTAGTTTGCTTGGGTTTAGGAGGCACTTTGTGTCAAAACCATGTATAAAATCTCTATATTACCAGAATCATGCCTAGCACAGAAAGATGCTCACACTGTGAcgattattattaatatttaggtCACGCCCCCCATCTCATGCTCACTCCAGGACAAGTGTATCGCTGCTTGCACGATGTAAAGTGCTTTCAATCTCTCttcttcattcctccctccctccctttcttcctccctccctttcaccttccctcccattctccttccctccctttccccttccctccctccttttctccctccctttctctttccctccctctctttccctccctctccccctccttccctcccttccccccctccctttcttcttccctcgcTTTCTCCTTCcgccctccctttctccttccctccctccctatttccttgcctcccctcctcccttccttccttccttccattatACATAGGAGCGCACATGAGTGGAACCCGTACCTGCTACAGAACCCGCTGTCTGGCACGCTGTTCAGCAGGCATGCACTCTCTCTGACTGTATTAATACCATAAACCAAAGATTTCAAAGCAAACTGGAGATTCATCCCAAAAGTTACCAGCTTTAGGAAAGGAGGGTGGTCCTGTGAGACACTGAGCCGTCTTCTCTCCGATCTGATGCTGGGTGGATCTTCATCAGTTTGGGCGTTGCCTCTTCTCTGTGCTCTGGGTATTTGTGAATGCAGTTTCCTAGTCTTGAAAGCCTTGGAAGTAATGTCAGGTCCTCGCCAAAATCATCCCTGTGTCTCCAAAGCACATGTATCGCCAGGGctgttcctcagcctcctcctctcaCAGAGCTATAGCTGCTCACTCTTTCTTGTATTTTCCCCCTAGGTGCCCTGGCCTCCAAGAGCAAGAAGCCATGTGTTCAGTACCTGCCCCCCGAGAAGCCCTGTGAcagccctgcctcctcccacGGGAGCATGCTGGACTCCCCGGCCACTCCCTCTGCAGCTTTGGCCTCACCAGCTGCCCCTGCTGCCACCCATTCGGAGCAAGCCCAGCCCCTCTCCCTCACCACCAAACCAGAAACCCGGGCCCAGCTGGCTCTCCACTCTGCCGCCTTCCTGTCGGCTAaggctgcagcctcctcctctgggCAGATGGGCAGCCAGCCTCCCCTCCTGTCCCGGCCCCTCCCCCTTGGGTCCATGCCCACAGCTCTGCTGGCCTCTCCCCCGTCCTTCCCCGCCACGCTCCATGCCCACCAGGCCCTCCCGGTGCTACAGGCCCAGCCTCTTTCCCTGGTCACCAAGTCTGCCCACTAAGCTCCCCCCGACCCCTGCAGGCTGTCACATGACTCATTGAGTAGTAATgattcagaagaaaaagaaaaaggagacttTATTGGTCAATATTTGACCACTCTGGACTGTTCTGTAAAGTGGCTGGTAACAACAGCACTTTACAGTTTGTAGATGTAACCAGTAGCTGATCttaaggcttttttaaaaaacaaaacaaaacaacaaaaaaaaatctttataagaAAGAGAACTGAAAAGTAGCGTGCTATTCGTCCTGTAGGTGCTGTGGTGGATGGACCTGGGCAGAGGGCACTTCTCTCTCTTACCTCTCTTGCACTTTCTGTCTCCTGTCTCTTCTCGCCCCTGCCGCCTGCCCCAGCTTCCCCGACTCCATCTGCAGCTCTGCCATTGTGACATTTCCTGTTACCCAGCCCAAGTTTTCATCGTCTGCTCAATACCGTGGGTTCTTCTTCGTCCTCTGTCCTCTGCCCAGTGTGAGGCCATCACCATGTGAGAAGACATCTTGGCCTGATTTGCTGCCACCAGCGTCCCCTCCCTCAGTGGGCCCGAACTCGCCAGCCCCAGCTTTCAGTGGAGAAAGCGGTCCTCTGAAATGGTTTCCTCCCAACCCCCGCATTTAAAGGGACTCAAGGTGCCTGCCACTTCCTCAGCGAAGAAGTCTGTGTTCCTCCCCGTCCTTGCCAGTGGCGATCATCCCTTCACAATCCCAGAGTGGCAGGCGGGACCGGCCCCATGGTCTGGCTCCTGTCACCTGGGTCCGTGCCAGCACAATCTGCCAAAGTTCTAGAGACCCTGTTCCCTTCCCCATCACCTCACATGCTTCTtctgtgtgtatttctttttgtttttatggtttttggagCAATTTAAACTCCCAGTTGTttattttcacaaaagaaaataaaattgcagtTGCAAGACCTTTTCTGAGTGTTTCTTTAGTGCTTTTGTTGAATCAAACCACCTGTTTGTTTCACTCCCAAACCCTGTGTTAGACTTTCGCAGATATGCAAAGGAAGATTGCCACTTGCCACAGGGGAATGTTAGGCATGCCTGACACCCTTAGAAAACCTGAACCCAGCTTCCTGTCTCAAATGTGCATGGGCCAGTCAGTGTCCATGACTGAGCTGCAAAGGGGGTAATCATTTTCACAGCTGATTTAAATGAATTTGCCGCCTGGAATGACATTCAGCTTATGCTTCTATCACCCATTTGACTCGTAATTGCCAAGATGTGAGGAAGCATC encodes:
- the TCF7L1 gene encoding transcription factor 7-like 1 isoform X1, encoding MPQLGGGGGGGGGGSGGGGGSSAGAAGGGDDLGANDELIPFQDEGGEEQEPSSDSASAQRDLDEVKSSLVNESENQSSSSDSEAERRPQPVRDTFQKPRDYFAEVRRPQDSAFFKGPPYPGYPFLMIPDLSSPYLSNGPLSPGGARTYLQMKWPLLDVPSSATVKDTRSPSPAHLSNKVPVVQHPHHMHPLTPLITYSNDHFSPGSPPTHLSPEIDPKTAGIPRPPHPSELSPYYPLSPGAVGQIPHPLGWLVPQQGQPMYSLPPGGFRHPYPALAMNASMSSLVSSRFSPHMVAPAHPGLPTSGIPHPAIVSPIVKQEPAPPSLSPAVSVKSPVTVKKEEEKKPHVKKPLNAFMLYMKEMRAKVVAECTLKESAAINQILGRKWHNLSREEQAKYYELARKERQLHSQLYPTWSARDNYGKKKKRKREKQLSQTQSQQQVQEAEGALASKSKKPCVQYLPPEKPCDSPASSHGSMLDSPATPSAALASPAAPAATHSEQAQPLSLTTKPETRAQLALHSAAFLSAKAAASSSGQMGSQPPLLSRPLPLGSMPTALLASPPSFPATLHAHQALPVLQAQPLSLVTKSAH
- the TCF7L1 gene encoding transcription factor 7-like 1 — protein: MPQLGGGGGGGGGGSGGGGGSSAGAAGGGDDLGANDELIPFQDEGGEEQEPSSDSASAQRDLDEVKSSLVNESENQSSSSDSEAERRPQPVRDTFQKPRDYFAEVRRPQDSAFFKGPPYPGYPFLMIPDLSSPYLSNGPLSPGGARTYLQMKWPLLDVPSSATVKDTRSPSPAHLSNKVPVVQHPHHMHPLTPLITYSNDHFSPGSPPTHLSPEIDPKTGIPRPPHPSELSPYYPLSPGAVGQIPHPLGWLVPQQGQPMYSLPPGGFRHPYPALAMNASMSSLVSSRFSPHMVAPAHPGLPTSGIPHPAIVSPIVKQEPAPPSLSPAVSVKSPVTVKKEEEKKPHVKKPLNAFMLYMKEMRAKVVAECTLKESAAINQILGRKWHNLSREEQAKYYELARKERQLHSQLYPTWSARDNYGKKKKRKREKQLSQTQSQQQVQEAEGALASKSKKPCVQYLPPEKPCDSPASSHGSMLDSPATPSAALASPAAPAATHSEQAQPLSLTTKPETRAQLALHSAAFLSAKAAASSSGQMGSQPPLLSRPLPLGSMPTALLASPPSFPATLHAHQALPVLQAQPLSLVTKSAH